GACTGATAGAAAATACGAGACTGTCTCCATCTGTAGATCTTCACTGATATTATAACTACTACAGTAGTGATGAACAGGAAAGAAACAGCAGCCAGAGCTAAAACTAAGTAAAAAGTCAGGTTATCGTTGTATTCTTTACTGAGCGTAAAGTCCGAGAACTCCGAGACCACTTCAGGGAAACTGTCCGCTACAGCTACATTGATGTTCACTACAGCTGAGCGAGACGGCTGTCCGTTATCCTCCACAACAACAGTGAGCTTCTGTTTCACTGCATCTTTATCAGTGACCTGGCGCACAGTCCGTATCTCTCCATTCTGTGGGCCCACTTCAAACAGCGCCCTGTCTGTGGCTTTCTGGAGTTTGTAGGAGAGCCAGGCATTCTGTCCAGAGTCCACATCAACAGCCACCACTTTGGTGACCAGATAGCCAACATCTGCTGAACGAGGCACAATCTCAGCCACCACAGAGCCACCAGTCTGTACTGGGTACAGAACCTGAGGAGCGTTGTCGTTCTGGTCTTGAACAATGATCGTCACCATAACTTCAGAACTTAATGGAGGGGATCCACCGTCTCGCGCTGTCACGTTAAAGGTCAAACTCTTCATCTGTTCATAATCAAATGACCTCACAGCATGTATAACTCCGCTATCTGAATTAATGGACACCAAAGAACTGACTGGGTTGCCCATTACGTCACTGTCCTCCAAGAAATACGACAATCGCGCGTTTGGGCCCCAGTCAGCATCGCCTGCTTTAACGGTCCGCACAGCCACACCTGGTGAATTGTTTTCAGTAATAAAGGTTCTGAACTGATCAGAACCGAAAACGGGTGCGTTATCATTCACATCTGAAATCTTAACAGTTAGTGTTTTATTACTGTGTAGAGCTGGACTTCCCTGATCGCTGACCAATATGGTGATGTTATATTCTGCAATATTTTCTCGATCAAGAATTTCATCAGTTACCAGTGCATAGTAATCAGTGAGTGATGACTCTATTTTAAACGGtatatgttcatttattttgcactgCACGACTCCGTTTTGACCAGAATCTGCGTCCTCTACATTAATAACAGCTACGGTGGTTCCTACTGGAGAATTCTCAGCGATGGTGTTAGAAAATGACATGAGCTGAATGGTGGGAGGATTATCGTTCACATCAACAACGTCTATGACCACTTTACACGTATTGGCTAGACCTCCTTTATCCTTTGCCTTTATATTTAGTATATAACTTCTTTCATCTTCATAATCTAAACTATTTAATGTTGTAATTTCTCCTGTAActtgatttatttcatataaTTCCCTTGCCTCCTTGCTAGCTTGAGCAATAGAGTATGAGATCTGTCCATTTATTCCTTCATCAGCATCGACAGCGTTTACAGTCGTTAACACAGTACCAACTGGAGAATTTTCCATGACATCAATTTTATACACAGCCTGCTTACACACCGGAGCGTTATCATTGACATCTAGTACAGTAACATGGATTCGAACTGTGCCAGATTTTCTAGGCGATCCTCCATCGGACGCTATTAGAACTAAATATAGCTCATCATGTTCCTCCCGATCAAGTTCACCCTGCAAAACCATTTCTACATGTTTGCTTCCATCTGACTGGCTATTTATTTCTAGTTTGAAGTTATCGGTGGGAGAAAGTGCATAACTTTGAATTCCATTGATACCTACGTCCATATCTACAGCGCTGTCTAAGGGGAAGCGTGCCCCAGATACTGTATTTTCGCTAATTTCCAGGTTGACGGCACCTTTAGGAAATATTGGCGCATTGTCATTTATATCCTGCACCTCAACTGTGATTCGATGAAGCTGAATCGGGTTCTCAATGATCAGATCAAAGCTGAAGCTGCAGGGCGTTGTTTGCTTACAGAGCTCCTCTCGGTCTATCCTCTCCTTCACTACCAGAGCGCCTTTGTCTCTGCTCAGTTCCACATACTGGCGACCGCCCTTTGTTACAACGCGAGCTTTTCCCGAAATCAGTCTACTTATCTCGATTCCCAGATCCTTGGCGATGTTGCCCACAAAGGATCCCTCTGGCATCTCCTCCGGGATGGAATAGCGCGCTTGGCAAAAGACGACGTCCATCCcgtaaacacagagaaagaaaaacacggTCTGCCATTTTGGCTGAGCCGTCTTTCGACGACCGTGACCATCATACCGCGAGCGCAAACAATCCATCTTGAAAATCCAGAGTTCGGACTTAACGCTACGATAGAAACGATtttggaataataaaaaaaatccttcgCGAAATCCAGCTAGTCTTAGACACCAACGCTCCTACATCGAATAAGAGAGATCTGTATTTGTAGCGTCCTCTGGGAGGAATCTCTCTCTAAACCGCCCCACATCAATCGGTTCTTAGCCAACAGCGGCACTTAGAGTTCAAACAGTGAAAATGCAACAGGAAAAGCTTAaaagctcagagctcagaggtttgaaaataatacacatataaataaatttagacagaaaaaaaacaaaacttagtGAATTAAGTATTTCCACTCAGCAATAATGCTGATCTAACATCTTCCATAAATATGGAGCCAATGTCCACATTTGAGTGAAGTAAAAAGattcatgtttttctgctcTGTACAATCCAAGTGTCACCCAGAGGCATTTTGAATCATATACCTGGGAAACACTGAGCTGACTCTCAGTATGACCACAGTTCAGCACCACTGAAAAGGACAGCGACAGGAAAAAGATccgtttttttttcagtacagTACAACAAATTAATAATCGAACAATTATCACTTGAAACATGATTCAATACAATCTAGAAACTCATTCATAATCTGCGTTTGATGATTGATAATATTTTACTGCGAATGGATGAATATTTTGATTTAACCGCTATACAACTCTATTAACACTCTTTATTAAGTGCAGGGACCACAATGCAAACTGATCGAGCTATTCTTAGTTTAGAGAAATGTTTAATAAACCTTTGAGCCCACTGGTGGgcactggccatttaagggttaaGGATGTCAAACAGCTGGAGAGATTTTATTAAAAGTATCCCGTTAGTTAAAAACCTTCCATGTGAGCAACACATTTCTGATCTGTGTGGCGAAATCTGGCGcaggcagcagcagcactggTCCTGACCTACATTTTCACTGCATATAAAAAGATGAATACTCTAGTCTCAGACTGCACATTCCTTTGCAGATGTGCAGAACACAAGGCTGTGTGATGTTCTACACAGCCTGATAAACGCTCTCATGTGTCTCTTCAAAACCAAGTGTGTTGCATTGTGTTGACTTAACAGTATCACATAGTTGCTGTCAAGTGATTTTGCTTTGTTCTCTCCTATCTTGGTTATGTTCTCAGTTTCCaagtatgtgttaatgtttggtgtatatatatatatatatatatatatatatatatatatatatatatatatatatatatcgttgttgtcggaagaaaacctcatatctccaaaatggtaatatGATACTGACATAACACCCTCCAACATGGGT
The DNA window shown above is from Pygocentrus nattereri isolate fPygNat1 chromosome 18, fPygNat1.pri, whole genome shotgun sequence and carries:
- the LOC119265996 gene encoding protocadherin beta-16-like; the protein is MDCLRSRYDGHGRRKTAQPKWQTVFFFLCVYGMDVVFCQARYSIPEEMPEGSFVGNIAKDLGIEISRLISGKARVVTKGGRQYVELSRDKGALVVKERIDREELCKQTTPCSFSFDLIIENPIQLHRITVEVQDINDNAPIFPKGAVNLEISENTVSGARFPLDSAVDMDVGINGIQSYALSPTDNFKLEINSQSDGSKHVEMVLQGELDREEHDELYLVLIASDGGSPRKSGTVRIHVTVLDVNDNAPVCKQAVYKIDVMENSPVGTVLTTVNAVDADEGINGQISYSIAQASKEARELYEINQVTGEITTLNSLDYEDERSYILNIKAKDKGGLANTCKVVIDVVDVNDNPPTIQLMSFSNTIAENSPVGTTVAVINVEDADSGQNGVVQCKINEHIPFKIESSLTDYYALVTDEILDRENIAEYNITILVSDQGSPALHSNKTLTVKISDVNDNAPVFGSDQFRTFITENNSPGVAVRTVKAGDADWGPNARLSYFLEDSDVMGNPVSSLVSINSDSGVIHAVRSFDYEQMKSLTFNVTARDGGSPPLSSEVMVTIIVQDQNDNAPQVLYPVQTGGSVVAEIVPRSADVGYLVTKVVAVDVDSGQNAWLSYKLQKATDRALFEVGPQNGEIRTVRQVTDKDAVKQKLTVVVEDNGQPSRSAVVNINVAVADSFPEVVSEFSDFTLSKEYNDNLTFYLVLALAAVSFLFITTVVVIISVKIYRWRQSRIFYQSSLPVIPYYPPGYADTGVTGTLPHMYNYDVCMTTNSRKSDCKYSTLGGQSVLVVDQSFSETLQRAMKEKEFLENAESPEMRNIVIVPPPVSH